One genomic window of Myxococcus guangdongensis includes the following:
- a CDS encoding NUDIX hydrolase, translating to MPYSPIIGTLGYVMSPDQRRVLLIHRNARPEDAHLGKYNGLGGKMERDEDVAACMRREIREEAGIECTRMVLRGTLSWPGFGKQGEDWLGFVFRIDAFEGTPLERNAEGTLSWVPLTELPRLPMWDGDRHFLPLVFDEDPRVFHGVMPYSGGRAVSWNYTRL from the coding sequence ATGCCCTACTCACCCATCATCGGCACCCTGGGCTACGTGATGTCGCCGGATCAGCGCCGCGTGCTGCTCATCCACCGCAACGCGAGGCCGGAGGACGCGCACCTGGGCAAGTACAACGGCCTGGGCGGGAAGATGGAGCGCGACGAGGACGTGGCCGCGTGCATGCGCCGCGAGATCCGCGAGGAGGCCGGCATCGAGTGCACCCGGATGGTGCTGCGCGGGACGCTCTCCTGGCCCGGCTTCGGCAAGCAGGGCGAGGACTGGCTCGGCTTCGTCTTCCGCATCGACGCCTTCGAGGGCACCCCGCTGGAGCGCAACGCCGAGGGCACGCTCTCCTGGGTTCCCCTCACCGAGCTCCCCCGCCTGCCCATGTGGGACGGCGACAGGCATTTCCTGCCGCTCGTGTTCGACGAGGACCCGCGCGTGTTCCACGGTGTGATGCCGTATTCCGGCGGTCGCGCGGTGAGCTGGAATTACACCCGGCTGTGA
- a CDS encoding PepSY-associated TM helix domain-containing protein, which translates to MVLPFRKTLFWIHLVVGLVVGLVVALMSVTGVAIAFERQVLEWAEAGSRTVSAPGPNAPRLSLEDLVAKAREAKPDAQVSGITVFPSETAAVQVALGRAGVVFVNPYTGAVRESDAKGWRSFFQVMTEWHRWVSMAGDNRPVGKAITGACNAGFLFLALSGLYLWWPRKWTLKTVRPVLWFRRGLKGKPRDFNWHNVIGFWTLPVLIVLTASGMVISYKWASDFVYTLTGNTPPAQQGPGSAGVKVTPPTEDAPRKDLGSMLGVVEEQTPAWTSITYRVPSPPREAKGGKPDAAVDAVTFNLKQDGWPYFATTQVSVNPFSGEVARSEGYAEFNSGRKVRTWLRFLHTGEALGWPGQLIAAIASLGGVFLVWTGFALSWRRFFPKRQPRDTVASPSGTPEASA; encoded by the coding sequence ATGGTCCTCCCGTTTCGCAAGACGCTCTTCTGGATTCACCTCGTGGTTGGACTCGTGGTGGGGCTGGTCGTCGCCCTCATGTCGGTGACAGGGGTCGCCATCGCCTTCGAGCGACAGGTCCTCGAGTGGGCGGAGGCCGGCTCACGCACCGTGTCCGCTCCCGGGCCGAACGCGCCGCGCTTGTCGCTGGAGGACCTGGTCGCGAAGGCGCGCGAGGCGAAGCCGGACGCGCAGGTGTCGGGCATCACCGTGTTCCCGTCGGAGACGGCGGCGGTGCAGGTGGCGTTGGGGCGCGCGGGCGTCGTCTTCGTGAATCCCTACACGGGGGCGGTGCGTGAGAGTGACGCGAAGGGCTGGCGCTCCTTCTTCCAGGTGATGACGGAGTGGCACCGCTGGGTGTCGATGGCGGGGGACAACCGCCCGGTGGGCAAGGCCATCACCGGCGCTTGCAACGCGGGCTTCCTGTTCCTGGCCCTCTCCGGGCTGTACCTCTGGTGGCCGCGCAAGTGGACGCTGAAGACGGTGCGGCCGGTGCTGTGGTTCCGGCGGGGCCTGAAGGGCAAGCCGCGCGACTTCAACTGGCACAACGTCATCGGCTTCTGGACGCTGCCCGTGCTCATCGTCCTCACGGCGTCGGGCATGGTCATCTCGTACAAGTGGGCGTCCGACTTCGTCTACACGCTGACGGGCAACACGCCTCCGGCGCAGCAGGGCCCGGGCTCGGCGGGCGTGAAGGTGACGCCGCCGACGGAGGATGCCCCGCGCAAGGACCTGGGCTCGATGCTGGGCGTCGTGGAGGAACAGACGCCCGCCTGGACGAGCATCACGTACCGGGTGCCGTCGCCGCCACGCGAGGCGAAGGGAGGCAAGCCCGACGCCGCGGTGGACGCCGTCACCTTCAACCTGAAGCAGGACGGCTGGCCCTACTTCGCGACCACCCAGGTCTCCGTGAATCCCTTCTCGGGTGAAGTCGCCAGGAGCGAGGGCTACGCGGAGTTCAACAGCGGCCGCAAGGTGCGCACCTGGCTGCGCTTCCTCCACACCGGAGAGGCGCTCGGCTGGCCCGGCCAGCTCATCGCGGCCATCGCCTCGCTGGGCGGCGTCTTCCTCGTGTGGACCGGCTTCGCCCTGTCCTGGCGGCGCTTCTTCCCGAAGCGCCAGCCGCGCGACACCGTGGCTTCACCGTCGGGGACACCCGAGGCCTCCGCCTGA
- a CDS encoding DEAD/DEAH box helicase: MTSAPPSSPPDATFESLGLKPQLVEALTALGYEEPTPIQNASLPPLLAGKDLLGIAATGTGKTAAFALPLLHHLVPGEAGAHATSALVLVPTRELAMQVSEAIHRYGQKLGATVLPLYGGQVIGQQLRVLKRGVDVVVATPGRALDHLRRGTLQLDNVRTVVLDEADEMLDMGFADDLEAILSGTPEDRQTALFSATLPPRIASIAERHLRQPVRVRIAKEKVEPGELPRIRQTAYIVPRAFKIAALGRLLDVESPTAAIIFCRTRTEVDDLTVSLNGRGWRAHALHGGMTQEQRDRVIKQLKSHGTDLLVATDVAARGLDIPRLSHVVNFDVPNAPEAYVHRIGRTGRAGREGVAITLVEPREARLVRNIEKVTGQRIQVATVPTVADLRAKRQELLRATLRETLVAGGQDSFRGLVEDLASEFEPLDIAAAAVKLLQDAQDEGRAKEEEDIPAVAPREERKERPGRPGAPAGRSGPGGRPERGGPRRAAPTWDVTRLWIGAGRQAGIRPADLVGAIAGEAGLDSSHIGAIQIGDGFSLVEVPEPEANRVIAALKAATIRGRKVVVRKDRG; the protein is encoded by the coding sequence GTGACTTCCGCACCGCCGTCCTCGCCCCCCGACGCCACCTTCGAATCCCTGGGCCTCAAGCCCCAGCTCGTGGAGGCGCTCACCGCCCTCGGTTACGAGGAGCCCACGCCCATCCAGAACGCCTCCCTGCCGCCGCTGCTCGCGGGCAAGGACCTCCTGGGCATCGCCGCCACTGGCACCGGCAAGACGGCGGCCTTCGCCCTCCCGCTGCTGCACCACCTGGTCCCGGGGGAGGCCGGCGCCCACGCCACCTCCGCGCTGGTGCTCGTGCCCACGCGCGAGTTGGCCATGCAGGTCTCCGAGGCCATCCACCGCTACGGCCAGAAGCTCGGCGCCACCGTGCTGCCCCTCTACGGCGGGCAGGTCATCGGCCAGCAGCTGCGCGTGCTCAAGCGGGGCGTGGACGTCGTCGTCGCCACCCCGGGCCGCGCGCTGGACCACCTGCGCCGGGGCACGCTGCAGCTCGACAACGTGCGCACCGTGGTGCTCGACGAGGCCGACGAGATGCTCGACATGGGCTTCGCCGATGACCTCGAGGCCATCCTCTCCGGCACGCCCGAGGACCGCCAGACGGCGCTCTTCTCCGCCACCCTGCCGCCGCGCATCGCCAGCATCGCCGAGCGCCACCTGCGTCAGCCGGTGCGCGTGCGCATCGCCAAGGAGAAGGTGGAGCCGGGCGAGCTGCCGCGCATCCGTCAGACGGCGTACATCGTCCCGCGCGCGTTCAAGATCGCCGCGCTGGGGCGCCTGCTCGACGTGGAGTCCCCCACCGCCGCCATCATCTTCTGCCGCACGCGCACGGAGGTGGATGACCTCACCGTGTCGCTCAACGGCCGGGGCTGGCGCGCGCACGCGCTCCACGGCGGCATGACGCAGGAGCAGCGAGACCGGGTCATCAAGCAGCTCAAGTCCCACGGCACGGACCTGCTCGTGGCCACGGACGTGGCGGCGCGCGGCCTGGACATCCCGCGCCTGTCCCACGTGGTGAACTTCGACGTGCCCAACGCCCCCGAGGCGTACGTGCACCGCATCGGCCGCACCGGCCGCGCCGGCCGTGAGGGCGTGGCCATCACCCTGGTGGAGCCGCGCGAGGCCCGCCTCGTGCGCAACATCGAGAAGGTGACCGGCCAGCGCATCCAGGTGGCCACCGTCCCCACCGTGGCGGACCTGCGCGCCAAGCGGCAGGAGCTGCTGCGCGCCACCCTGCGCGAGACGCTGGTGGCAGGGGGACAGGACTCGTTCCGGGGGCTGGTGGAGGACCTGGCCAGCGAGTTCGAGCCGCTCGACATCGCCGCCGCCGCGGTGAAGCTGCTCCAGGACGCCCAGGACGAGGGCCGCGCGAAGGAGGAGGAGGACATCCCCGCCGTCGCGCCGAGGGAGGAGCGCAAGGAGCGCCCGGGCCGTCCCGGTGCCCCCGCGGGGCGCTCCGGTCCTGGTGGCCGTCCCGAGCGAGGGGGACCTCGTCGAGCCGCCCCGACCTGGGATGTCACCCGCCTGTGGATCGGCGCGGGACGTCAGGCCGGCATTCGCCCCGCGGACCTGGTGGGCGCCATCGCGGGCGAGGCGGGCCTGGACTCGTCGCACATCGGCGCCATCCAGATTGGCGACGGCTTCTCGCTGGTGGAGGTGCCGGAGCCGGAGGCCAACCGCGTCATCGCCGCGCTGAAGGCGGCGACGATTCGCGGCCGCAAGGTCGTCGTCCGCAAGGACCGGGGCTGA
- a CDS encoding metallophosphoesterase: MATPPDTFCFAAVGDVHGRMDRMVSILQSWTKSANRELAFVLQVGDFEPHRDEADLATMAAPARYKQLGDFADYHQKRRRFPWPVYFIGGNHEPHGYLDSAPEGFLLTANCHYLGRVGVVETRGLRIAGLSGIHDAPGFQKPHPALSLLGTVSNKDYACFNEEDIERALGLARADILLVHDWPSGLVADEDRQDFQHQRRSPHADAVGNEYARLVAEALQPRLVLCGHLHKRYRGALKWPSGAATPVCCLASVEQGAEAFAIFQSSRGALQEVTHLGTLPVR; this comes from the coding sequence ATGGCCACGCCTCCCGACACTTTCTGCTTCGCCGCCGTGGGCGACGTGCACGGCCGGATGGACCGGATGGTGTCCATCCTCCAGTCCTGGACGAAGAGCGCGAACCGGGAGCTGGCCTTCGTCCTCCAGGTCGGTGACTTCGAGCCCCACCGCGACGAGGCGGACCTCGCGACCATGGCCGCCCCCGCCCGCTACAAGCAGCTGGGCGACTTCGCGGACTACCACCAGAAGCGCCGGCGCTTCCCCTGGCCCGTGTACTTCATCGGCGGCAACCACGAGCCCCACGGCTACCTGGACTCGGCCCCCGAGGGCTTCCTGCTCACCGCGAACTGCCACTACCTGGGCCGCGTCGGCGTCGTGGAGACCCGCGGGCTGCGCATCGCCGGCCTCTCCGGCATCCACGACGCCCCGGGCTTCCAGAAGCCCCACCCCGCCCTGTCCCTGCTCGGCACCGTCTCCAACAAGGACTATGCGTGCTTCAACGAGGAGGACATCGAGCGGGCCCTGGGCCTCGCGCGGGCGGACATCCTCCTCGTCCATGACTGGCCCTCCGGCCTCGTCGCCGACGAGGACCGCCAGGACTTCCAGCACCAGCGCCGCAGCCCTCATGCGGACGCGGTGGGCAACGAGTACGCCCGACTGGTGGCCGAGGCGCTCCAGCCCCGGCTCGTGCTCTGCGGCCACCTGCACAAACGCTATCGCGGCGCCTTGAAGTGGCCCTCCGGCGCCGCCACCCCGGTCTGCTGTCTGGCGAGTGTCGAACAGGGCGCGGAGGCCTTCGCCATCTTCCAGTCCTCCCGGGGCGCCCTCCAGGAGGTCACCCACCTGGGCACACTGCCTGTCCGCTGA
- a CDS encoding phospholipase D-like domain-containing protein, translating into MFRRLVVVFDAGSESEHVLHAVRRLTSEPEAVYLYGLVPERSELEAPPPTSLTVLDRLRHTLQDWSPAIQVTGALETHLDIGDLVQVSRRHGAELVVLGPLLDTSPRARVGAMLLLALREHLPVLSLGRAPDRVSTEPFRMALAIAPDGRGLGAVASFLPHCAQPSELIALTTGLAPEQTGALQALSKALGITQTLAVESLTGNAASSRAEAFDDVALRSGASLLVVPADSLADLEALYVGLTGARALQEARVPTLLLPRTQTGLTLFEDHHAVSDSLVAPGLSPRFAVERVGLLSSVTLLEPGLVTVFANGTALGEVRHQGGTAIIDAAWLGHLHGLHPLAFSFADPSASRELVPSHVLAPEKPLLLVDSLVEEDTLLAVRELAADRYHLSFVRMRDSDSLDEQRARLREHLPDLAWPLLLDASAWLDDARADDVPRQVDGQRLLRVATRLAAAHVPIAAVITRDAYKPIHPALRTLSPEECEALPRNTPLEPLPLPSEQDAWARELTLAGCSPRTEGHHIDFELDNAQARESVLAAIDAARSTVHWQCYIVEDDPITARITEALKRAATRGVRVRFLADALYSGHDSFGALNPALVGLSGPPNVEVRAIAPLVGGPNLYELKQRNHRKLTLVDSTLAFVSGRNLGAPYYTGFDEVPLGRDTHYRDIPWLDCGARLEGPLVTDLEHAFLAEWTRAGGEPFTVTPSAPAGTMAARIALHEGLKDTHTLDTQLALIRHARSRLVLVNTFPLLLELQNALIAALQRGVRVEVLFGSVRPHHGDARTYFPGGAIREVADRYVRSRLDAVIAAGGIAHELALPSRPGWEPELERLFPHVHAKVLVCDTRAVAVGSANLDVTAAYWESEALLVVEDTPFTERMLAALDALFATSRRIDRQDPRWRDEVEQRAWVGRNWPSLVG; encoded by the coding sequence ATGTTCCGACGTCTGGTGGTCGTCTTCGATGCAGGCTCCGAGTCCGAGCACGTCCTTCACGCCGTACGACGGCTGACCTCCGAGCCCGAAGCCGTCTACCTGTACGGCCTGGTCCCCGAGCGCAGTGAGCTGGAGGCGCCGCCGCCCACCAGTCTCACCGTGCTGGACCGGCTCCGGCACACCCTCCAGGACTGGAGCCCCGCCATCCAGGTCACCGGCGCGTTGGAGACGCACCTCGACATCGGCGACCTGGTCCAGGTCTCGCGGCGACACGGCGCGGAGCTCGTCGTGCTGGGCCCCCTCCTGGACACGTCGCCCCGGGCCCGGGTGGGCGCGATGTTGCTGCTCGCCCTCCGCGAGCACCTGCCCGTGCTCTCCCTGGGACGCGCGCCGGACAGGGTCAGCACCGAGCCATTCCGCATGGCCCTGGCCATCGCACCGGACGGCCGGGGACTCGGCGCCGTGGCCAGCTTCCTGCCCCACTGCGCGCAGCCCTCGGAGCTCATCGCGCTCACCACCGGCCTGGCGCCGGAGCAGACCGGAGCGCTCCAGGCCCTCTCGAAAGCGCTGGGCATCACCCAGACGCTGGCCGTCGAGTCGCTCACCGGGAACGCCGCCAGCAGTCGCGCGGAGGCCTTCGACGACGTCGCGCTGCGCTCCGGGGCGAGCCTGCTCGTCGTCCCCGCCGACTCCCTCGCCGACCTGGAGGCCCTGTATGTCGGGCTGACGGGCGCCCGTGCGCTCCAGGAGGCCCGGGTCCCCACCCTCCTCCTGCCACGGACCCAGACAGGGCTGACGCTCTTCGAGGACCATCACGCCGTCTCCGATTCACTCGTGGCGCCCGGCCTGTCCCCGCGCTTCGCTGTCGAGCGCGTCGGGCTGCTGTCCAGCGTCACCCTCCTGGAGCCGGGCCTCGTGACGGTGTTCGCGAACGGCACCGCGCTCGGCGAGGTCCGTCACCAGGGTGGCACCGCCATCATCGACGCCGCGTGGCTCGGGCACCTGCACGGGCTGCATCCCCTGGCCTTCTCCTTCGCGGACCCCTCCGCCTCGCGCGAACTGGTGCCCAGCCATGTGCTCGCGCCGGAGAAGCCGCTGCTGTTGGTGGACAGCCTCGTCGAGGAGGACACGCTCCTGGCCGTCCGCGAGCTCGCCGCGGACCGGTACCACCTGAGCTTCGTGCGGATGCGAGACAGCGACTCGCTCGACGAGCAGCGCGCGCGGCTGCGTGAGCACCTGCCCGACCTCGCGTGGCCCCTGCTGCTCGACGCCAGCGCGTGGCTCGACGATGCCCGGGCGGATGACGTGCCCCGGCAGGTCGATGGACAGCGTCTGTTGCGCGTCGCCACCCGGCTCGCCGCCGCGCACGTGCCCATCGCCGCGGTCATCACGCGCGATGCCTACAAACCCATCCATCCCGCCCTCCGCACGCTCAGCCCCGAGGAGTGCGAGGCCCTGCCCAGGAACACCCCCCTGGAGCCGCTCCCGCTCCCATCCGAGCAGGACGCCTGGGCCCGGGAGCTGACGCTCGCCGGATGCAGCCCGCGCACCGAGGGCCATCACATCGACTTCGAGCTCGACAACGCCCAGGCCCGCGAATCCGTCCTGGCCGCCATCGACGCCGCGCGAAGCACCGTCCATTGGCAGTGCTACATCGTCGAGGACGACCCCATCACCGCCCGCATCACCGAGGCGCTGAAGCGGGCCGCCACCCGAGGTGTCCGCGTGCGCTTCCTCGCCGACGCGCTCTACAGCGGACACGACTCCTTCGGCGCGCTCAACCCCGCCCTCGTCGGGCTCTCCGGCCCCCCCAACGTCGAGGTGCGCGCCATTGCTCCGCTCGTCGGAGGCCCCAACCTCTACGAGCTCAAGCAGCGCAACCACCGCAAGCTCACGCTCGTCGACTCCACGCTCGCATTCGTCTCGGGCCGGAATCTCGGCGCGCCGTACTACACGGGCTTCGACGAGGTGCCACTCGGCCGCGACACCCATTACCGCGACATCCCCTGGCTCGACTGTGGCGCGCGACTGGAAGGACCGCTGGTCACCGACCTGGAGCACGCGTTCCTCGCGGAGTGGACGCGCGCGGGAGGAGAGCCGTTCACCGTGACGCCCTCCGCGCCGGCGGGGACGATGGCGGCCCGAATCGCCCTGCACGAGGGACTCAAGGACACGCACACCCTGGACACGCAGCTCGCGCTCATCCGCCATGCGCGCTCTCGCCTGGTCCTGGTGAACACCTTCCCCCTGCTGCTCGAGCTCCAGAACGCGCTCATCGCCGCCCTCCAGCGGGGTGTCCGCGTGGAGGTCCTCTTCGGCAGCGTGCGGCCCCACCACGGCGACGCGCGGACCTACTTCCCCGGAGGCGCGATTCGCGAGGTGGCCGACCGCTATGTCCGCAGCCGCCTGGACGCGGTCATCGCCGCGGGAGGCATCGCCCACGAGCTGGCGCTGCCCTCGCGGCCTGGTTGGGAGCCGGAGCTGGAGCGCCTCTTCCCCCACGTCCACGCGAAGGTCCTGGTGTGCGACACCCGCGCCGTCGCGGTGGGCAGCGCCAACCTGGACGTCACCGCCGCGTACTGGGAGAGCGAGGCGCTGCTCGTCGTCGAGGACACGCCGTTCACCGAGCGGATGCTCGCGGCGCTCGACGCCCTCTTCGCCACCTCGCGCCGCATCGACCGGCAGGACCCACGGTGGCGGGACGAGGTCGAGCAGCGCGCCTGGGTCGGCCGCAACTGGCCCTCGCTCGTCGGTTGA
- a CDS encoding carboxylesterase family protein, whose protein sequence is MSTPRRILLGLVLLAVQGAWAAQGDIIARPINTVPGMDFGYWEYLPLGYDDNPTATYPLVVFLGGEGQAGNGGVADPNGLERMMGPTAPPLLVRNGRHFPFILIAPQRFNAYWPTDRIDHVIEFAKSHYRVDTNRIYLTGLSAGAIVTWSYAAEYPHKLAAIVPIAGNGNGVNVCNMWDVPVWAFHGTADNVVSQWGSIDPVNKLNTVCNPRANPPAKLTLYQGVGHDSWSRTYSGSAGHDIYTWMLSYSL, encoded by the coding sequence ATGTCGACACCGCGGCGCATCTTGTTGGGGTTGGTCCTGCTGGCCGTGCAGGGCGCGTGGGCAGCGCAGGGCGACATCATCGCGCGTCCCATCAATACGGTGCCTGGGATGGATTTCGGGTACTGGGAGTACCTGCCGCTGGGCTACGACGACAACCCGACGGCGACCTATCCCCTGGTGGTCTTCCTGGGTGGGGAAGGGCAGGCGGGGAACGGAGGGGTCGCGGACCCCAATGGCCTCGAGCGGATGATGGGACCGACCGCGCCCCCTCTGCTGGTGAGAAACGGGAGGCATTTCCCGTTCATCCTCATCGCGCCCCAGCGCTTCAACGCCTACTGGCCGACGGACCGGATCGACCACGTCATCGAGTTCGCCAAGAGCCACTACCGGGTGGACACGAATCGCATCTACCTGACGGGGCTCTCCGCGGGCGCCATCGTCACATGGTCCTATGCGGCGGAGTATCCCCACAAGCTCGCGGCCATCGTGCCGATTGCCGGGAATGGCAATGGCGTCAACGTCTGCAACATGTGGGACGTGCCGGTGTGGGCGTTCCACGGGACGGCGGACAACGTGGTGTCACAGTGGGGCTCCATCGATCCGGTGAACAAGCTGAACACCGTCTGCAACCCGCGCGCGAATCCGCCGGCGAAGCTCACGCTCTACCAGGGCGTGGGGCACGACTCGTGGTCGCGGACGTACAGCGGCTCTGCGGGGCATGACATCTACACCTGGATGTTGAGCTACTCGCTCTGA
- a CDS encoding di-heme oxidoreductase family protein produces MPPSSFASRARRSARTSSAVVLPFAFSVMLSLSACGDSTSPKNGDATEQPQLPTPPRVEPPPVPVTTPGLGATEYVPLYGAGQQVFEQIQYTESDGTRVTLAGFRPTNRHARERGEPWESPDVGPGNYFTFPTWYFQNRTFGLMIRDEVPAGRSRVEVSLRVNAGTFVNTGLSAFRRVDANIRDYGWMMNVGFTNPNEGGANTCHSTSARTDCMVVIRDNWRGPKPGTPFKVGDVIELAPAPFLVHTPDNRAVIDGGGSRYYSFEQLYQVGVGMRPWYGIAPILDAAPLPAHTLSGGEASVSYNYSEEPHRVFQQMANNIGIANTQRFVEGRRLFHISFADGKHSESPNVNPVFTEHANQLGPRYNNVSCISCHALNGRSPVAAPGARLDAMAIEVAASSSSTQVVPDATYGLNVQQRGVEAGATDHAVSIPSHEEHVHTLPDGETVSLRKPVYAFTGPVPAQLSVRQAPQVIGMGLLEAVDESTVLALADPTDRDGDGVRGLPNWVINPETGSRHLGRFGWKASKATLRQQSADALLKDMGITSPVFKTLDCQRGVPGCNTTSAATEISETELERLSSYLALLGVPAQRSLRSAFLDGIRVSPEHDVDPVRIQRGATLFAQARCTHCHTATLTTGAHHPFAELRNQTIHPYTDLLLHDMGPGLADTLTQGQAGPRQWRTAPLWGLGSLESVQGGAQNVRYLHDGRARTLMEAIAWHGGEADSSRTQFEALSADERGAVLTFLKSL; encoded by the coding sequence ATGCCCCCTTCCTCCTTCGCCAGCCGCGCGCGTCGCTCCGCGCGGACATCCTCGGCCGTGGTCCTCCCCTTCGCGTTCTCGGTGATGCTGTCGCTCTCCGCGTGCGGAGACAGCACGTCCCCCAAGAACGGAGACGCCACCGAGCAGCCCCAGCTCCCCACGCCACCGCGTGTCGAGCCGCCTCCCGTCCCCGTGACGACCCCGGGCCTGGGTGCGACGGAGTACGTGCCGCTGTATGGCGCCGGCCAACAGGTGTTCGAGCAGATTCAGTACACGGAGTCCGACGGCACACGGGTGACGCTCGCGGGCTTCCGTCCCACCAACCGTCACGCACGCGAGCGCGGTGAACCGTGGGAGTCGCCGGACGTTGGCCCTGGCAACTACTTCACCTTCCCGACCTGGTACTTCCAGAACCGCACCTTCGGCCTGATGATTCGAGACGAGGTCCCCGCCGGCCGCTCACGCGTCGAGGTCTCCTTGCGAGTGAACGCGGGGACGTTCGTCAACACAGGCCTCAGCGCCTTCCGCCGCGTCGACGCCAACATCCGTGACTACGGCTGGATGATGAACGTCGGCTTCACCAACCCCAACGAAGGTGGCGCCAACACCTGCCACTCCACGTCGGCGAGGACGGACTGCATGGTCGTCATCCGCGACAACTGGCGCGGACCCAAGCCAGGAACGCCCTTCAAGGTGGGTGATGTCATCGAGCTGGCCCCGGCCCCGTTCCTGGTCCACACGCCCGACAACAGGGCCGTCATCGACGGAGGCGGGAGCCGCTACTACTCCTTCGAGCAGCTCTACCAGGTCGGCGTGGGCATGCGGCCCTGGTACGGCATCGCGCCCATCCTCGACGCGGCGCCGCTGCCCGCGCACACGCTCTCGGGCGGCGAGGCCAGCGTCTCCTACAACTACTCGGAGGAGCCGCACCGGGTGTTCCAGCAGATGGCCAACAACATCGGCATCGCCAACACCCAGCGCTTCGTCGAGGGGCGCCGGCTGTTCCACATCTCGTTCGCGGACGGAAAGCACTCCGAGAGCCCGAACGTGAACCCCGTCTTCACCGAGCACGCGAACCAGCTCGGGCCTCGCTACAACAACGTGAGCTGCATCTCCTGTCATGCCCTCAACGGACGCAGCCCGGTCGCGGCGCCCGGCGCGCGGCTGGATGCGATGGCCATCGAGGTGGCGGCGTCCAGTTCGTCCACTCAGGTCGTCCCGGATGCGACCTACGGGTTGAACGTCCAGCAGCGCGGCGTCGAGGCTGGCGCCACGGACCATGCCGTGTCCATCCCATCCCACGAGGAGCACGTCCACACGCTGCCCGATGGCGAGACGGTCTCCCTGCGCAAGCCCGTGTATGCCTTCACGGGGCCCGTGCCGGCGCAGCTCTCCGTCCGTCAGGCGCCGCAGGTCATCGGCATGGGCCTGCTCGAAGCGGTGGACGAGTCGACCGTGCTGGCGCTGGCCGACCCGACGGACCGAGACGGAGATGGCGTGCGCGGTCTGCCCAACTGGGTCATCAATCCGGAGACGGGCAGCCGGCACCTGGGGCGCTTCGGATGGAAGGCGAGCAAGGCGACGCTGCGGCAGCAGTCCGCGGACGCGCTGCTCAAGGACATGGGCATCACCTCTCCCGTCTTCAAGACGCTCGACTGCCAGCGCGGCGTCCCGGGGTGCAACACGACGAGCGCGGCGACCGAGATCTCCGAGACCGAGCTGGAGCGACTGTCCAGCTACCTCGCGCTGCTGGGAGTCCCAGCCCAGCGCAGCCTGCGCAGCGCCTTCCTCGATGGCATCCGGGTCTCGCCCGAGCATGACGTGGACCCCGTCCGCATCCAGCGCGGCGCCACGCTGTTCGCCCAGGCGCGGTGCACCCACTGCCACACGGCCACGTTGACCACCGGCGCCCACCACCCGTTCGCCGAGCTGCGCAACCAGACGATTCACCCGTACACGGACCTGCTCCTCCACGACATGGGGCCGGGGCTGGCGGACACGCTGACGCAGGGACAGGCGGGGCCTCGACAGTGGCGCACCGCGCCGCTCTGGGGGCTCGGCTCGCTCGAGTCCGTTCAGGGAGGCGCACAGAACGTGCGCTACCTGCACGATGGCCGCGCGCGCACGCTGATGGAGGCCATCGCGTGGCATGGCGGCGAGGCCGACTCCAGCCGCACCCAGTTCGAGGCGTTGAGCGCGGACGAGCGCGGCGCGGTGCTGACGTTCCTCAAGTCACTCTGA